DNA sequence from the Penicillium psychrofluorescens genome assembly, chromosome: 3 genome:
CATTAAATAATCAAAAATCCCCGCATCCAATATGTCGGACGTAATCCGTACGCTCATGGGTTTGTAAGCTCGTGGATTTGTAAGCTCGTGGGGTTGCGAGCCTCGTGGGACTGTGAGCCTCGTGGGGTTGTAAGCTCCTGAGGTTGAAAGCGAGTGGGTCAGGaagggaattgatagggactCCACAGCAGATATGCGCTAGTATTGTTGCTCAGTTAAAATGTTGGGAGACCTCGCGCCAGGGTTAAGTGGAGACCACGAAATTCGACTCTGGCGGACCCTTAACCCTATGCGCCAGCTATACGATCATAGCACAGCTTTTGTCAGGGACGGCACAACTCATGTAATATAAATGATCGCTGTTCCCCGCAACAGCGCTCGGCTTTCGTAAAAGCGGAGCATGAGTGGTGGACCGGATGGCAAAGCGGAAAGCTGCCTGCAGATATCCGCCGCAGATCCGAAAGCAAGTATCCGCTCTCCCACCATCCGCCTCTTCGATAACTCCAAAAATTCTCGAAATTTTACATACCATAGTGATAGGTAGAGCTGTTCTAAAGCCTCAACTTGAACAGCATGAAAGAACTTAATGTCATTGTGGTCGGAGGAGGCATTGGTGGGCTTCAAACAGCGCTGGCTTTGGGCTCGGATGGACACAAAGTTACTGTACTTGAGTGTGTCAAGGAATTCCTGGAGGTAAGAGCCACTTCGATATGCCGTATTTTGCTCGCTAACGAAATGTGTATAGGTCGGGGCTGGAATTCGTGTACCGCCGAACTCCTCGCGTTTGAGTCTCAGCTGGGGTGTTGATTTCAGCCAagtcaagaaagaaattTCTCTCGGCAACCGCTTTGTGGACTGGAAAGGAAACATCCTCGCCGACTGCCCCTTCAGCGATGTCAAGGACAAGTATGGATCGCCGTATTACTTCCTTCATCGCGCAGACCTGATCAAGGTACTGGTCGACGCCGTTTCGAAACACAGAAACGTCACCTTGATGATGGACTCTCGGGTGGAAACCTACGACTTCGATGCACCTGCAGTGGTCTTAGCCTCTGGAAAACGCATGGAAGCGGACCTTGTGATCTGCGCTGATGGGATCAAGTCTGCAGTCAGAAATATCATCAACGGGAAGCCTTTGGAGCCTCAAGATACTGGCGACGTGGCGTACCGAGTACTTGTGCCCGTGGAGCCGCTTTTGGCAGACCCTGCAACAAGGCACCTGGTTGAGCAGCCCTGGGCAGTTCATTGGATGGGCCCCGAAGCACATGCAGTTGGTTATCCATTGCGAGGAGGAGAGCTGtacaacatcatcatcgataTAACGCATGCGACTGACGTGGGGAAGCCCGTCGGTGAAGATGAGTGGCGCTCCCAGGCTGATAATTCCGAGCTTGTCCGGCGCTTTGCAGGATGGTGTGAGCCCGTACGAAAGCTGTGCAGCATGGCAAGCACATATCTAAAATGGAAACTCGCTGATTTTGATCAACTGGAACGATGGGTTCATC
Encoded proteins:
- a CDS encoding uncharacterized protein (ID:PFLUO_004302-T1.cds;~source:funannotate) — translated: MKELNVIVVGGGIGGLQTALALGSDGHKVTVLECVKEFLEVGAGIRVPPNSSRLSLSWGVDFSQVKKEISLGNRFVDWKGNILADCPFSDVKDKYGSPYYFLHRADLIKVLVDAVSKHRNVTLMMDSRVETYDFDAPAVVLASGKRMEADLVICADGIKSAVRNIINGKPLEPQDTGDVAYRVLVPVEPLLADPATRHLVEQPWAVHWMGPEAHAVGYPLRGGELYNIIIDITHATDVGKPVGEDEWRSQADNSELVRRFAGWCEPVRKLCSMASTYLKWKLADFDQLERWVHPSGKVAILGDACHPMMPYMAQGAAQATEDAATLQAALRECDDIHQALNIYERQRLPRAAYVARNTRILQEWLHLYDGPERERRDSLMKQDKATNPVFWAFTGRKDWLFGHDARKLEVGKESSFPELAGLPAKEARIYDGAIADTELRKQFRSMKNHG